A stretch of the Capsicum annuum cultivar UCD-10X-F1 chromosome 8, UCD10Xv1.1, whole genome shotgun sequence genome encodes the following:
- the LOC124886536 gene encoding uncharacterized protein LOC124886536 encodes MDLCIRKSKKSRAGEGRPRIKCGSLMLVSALEVEVKVAGLGVWESRGDVDVMWDKAASCIRETARELIESKEEEEKRVIREAYKVTRSKAKLPVTAAKTAAFESLYAGLEEKGEKNRLYRLAKARERKERDLNQVKCIKGEDGRVLVEHGHIKKRCRSIFIDF; translated from the exons ATGGACTTGTGTATCAGAAAGAGCAAGAAGAGTAGGGCTGGAGAGGGGCGGCCTAGAATTAAGTGCGGTAGCTTGATGCTAGTTAGTGCGCTGGAGGTAGAGGTGAAGGTGGCGGGTTTGGGGGTGTGGGAGAGTAGGGGGGATGTGGATGTCATGTGGGATAAGGCGGCCAGCTGCATCCGAGAGACGGCTAGAGAG ttgattgagagtaaggaAGAAGAGGAGAAGCGAGTGATTAGAGAGGCTTACAAAGTTACAAGGAGTAAGGCTAAGTTACCTGTTACAGCTGCTAAGACAGCGGCGTTTGAGAGCTTGTACGCAGGGTTGGAGGAGAAAGGGGAGAAAAataggttgtataggcttgctaaagCTAGGGAGAGGAAAGAGCGTGACCTcaatcaagtgaagtgcattaagggggaggacggtagagtttTGGTGGAACATGggcacattaagaagagatgcaggagtattttcatagacttttaa